A stretch of Vigna angularis cultivar LongXiaoDou No.4 chromosome 4, ASM1680809v1, whole genome shotgun sequence DNA encodes these proteins:
- the LOC108323419 gene encoding proteasome subunit beta type-5, whose translation MKLDTTGLESFPSLLAPQSDVVGELSAAPSFDLPNSNDFDGFLKEAIQMVKPAKGTTTLAFIFKEGVMVAADSRASMGGYISSQSVKKIIEINPYMLGTMAGGAADCQFWHRNLGIKCRLHELANKRRISVTGASKLLANILYSYRGMGLSVGTMIAGWDETGPGLYYVDSEGGRLKGTRFSVGSGSPYAYGVLDSGYRYDLSIEEAAELARRAIYHATFRDGASGGVASVYYVGPNGWKKLSGDDVGELHYHYYPVTPSTVEQEMVEATGA comes from the exons ATGAAGCTCGATACCACTGGTCTTGAATCGTTTCCCTCACTGCTTGCACCTCAAAGCGACGTCGTTGGAGAACTTTCCGCCGCTCCGTCCTTCGACCTTCCGAATTCCAATGAC TTCGATGGGTTCTTGAAAGAGGCTATTCAGATGGTGAAGCCCGCGAAGGGTACAACGACTCTTGCTTTTATCTTTAAGGAGGGCGTCATGGTAGCAGCTGATTCTCGAGCTAGCATGGGAGGATATATAT CATCGCAGTCTGTGAAGAAGATTATTGAAATCAATCCGTACATGCTTGGGACTATGGCTGGAGGTGCTGCTGATTGTCAATTTTGGCACAGGAATCTCGGTATCAAG TGTCGTTTGCATGAGTTGGCGAATAAAAGAAGAATTTCAGTAACAGGAGCTTCCAAGCTACTTGCCAATATTTTATACTCTTATCGTGGAATGGGGTTATCGGTTGGTACCATGATTGCTGGATGGGATGAGACG GGACCTGGTCTATATTATGTTGATAGTGAAGGAGGAAGACTTAAAGGCACTAGATTCTCTGTTGGATCTGGTTCGCCATATGCTTATGGTGTATTGGACAGCGG GTACCGATATGACTTGTCAATTGAGGAGGCAGCTGAACTTGCTCGACGAGCAATTTATCACGCAACATTTCGTGATGGGGCCAGCGGTGGAGTTGCTAGCG tATACTATGTGGGACCAAATGGATGGAAGAAATTGTCTGGTGATGATGTTGGTGAACTGCATTACCATTACTACCCAGTTACCCCAAGCACAGTTGAACAAGAAATGGTGGAAGCAACTGGAGCATGA